The following are encoded in a window of Ruminiclostridium herbifermentans genomic DNA:
- a CDS encoding cohesin domain-containing protein has protein sequence MRMRKKATSILLVLSMLVTLFASGLTAFAASSLDVKFSNNGSSETSANTINANFQVTNNGSSAVNLADLKLRYYFTKDNDTALNFYCDHAATMGPNGSDYTGITSNVTGKFVQMSSPTSNADTYIEVGFTSGSLPAGGTLTVQTRTSRTDWTNFNLANDYSYLSSGSFVANEKVTAYLGGSLVSGKEPGGTQTQDPAIAPTSGTFDKTAPADLSITLTPNGNTFKGITGLINGTDYTVSGNTVKILKSYMSKLSNGTYNLTFDFGASKNPVYTLTVKGDVVTDGLKVEIGKVTGKTGETVTVPITMANVAKVGNVGTFNFYVGYDKAQLQAVSVTAGNIVKNAAVNFSTQIKDGTISFVFLDNTIGDELITSDGVLANIQFKIIGTKDTVTTVKFNEGGAFGNGNMSKINSVDLINGSVTIKGDTIPTQGLKVEIGTASGKTGDTVTVPITFADVAKAGNVGTFNFYVGYDKAQLQAVSVTAGEIVKNAAVNFSTQIKDGTISFVFLDNTIGDELITADGVVAYIKFKIIGTKDTVTTVKFNEGGAFGDGNMAKISDVAFTNGSVTIKADVIPTDALKVEIGTASGNTGDTVTVPITFADVAKAGNVGTFNFYVGYDKAQLQAVSVTAGEIVKNAAVNFSTQIKDGTISFVFLDNTIGDELITADGVVAYIKFKIIGTKDTVTTVKFNEGGAFGDGNMAKISDVTFTNGSVTIKGDVIPTKGLKVAIGTAAGNTGDTVTVPVTFADVAGAGNVGTFNFYVGYDKAQLQAVSVTAGEIVKNAAVNFSTQIKDGTISFVFLDNTIGDELITADGVVAYIKFKIIGTKDTVTTVKFNEGGAFGDGNMAKISDVTFTNGSVTIKGDVIPTKGLKVAIGTAAGNTGDTVTVPVTFADVAGAGNVGTFNFYVGYDKAQLQAVSVTAGEIVKNAAVNFSTQIKDGTISFVFLDNTIGDELITADGVVAYIKFKIIGTKDTVTTVKFNEGGAFGDGNMAKISDVTFTNGSVTIKGDTIPTKGLKVEIGTASGNTGDTVTVPVTFADVAGAGNVGTFNFYVGYDKALLQAVSVTAGEIVKNAAVNFSTQIKDGTISFVFLDNTIGDELITADGVVAYIKFKIIGTKDTVTTVKFNEGGAFGDGNMAKISDVTFTNGSVTIKGDVIPTDDLKVEIGTAAGKTGETVTVPITMANVAKVGNVGTFNFYVGYDKAQLQAVSVTAGEIVKNAAVNFSTQIKDGTISFVFLDNTIGDELITADGVLANINFKIIGNIDTTTVVKFNEGGAFGDGNMAKITKIEFVNGSVAIDGDGKLPATIAPTTVNVNLNNPADVVVTLTPNGNTFAGIKGLASANYKVSGNTVTLLKSYIATLPVGKTSLEFDFGMDSNPVLTINATKVDLGSDLYVTIGDGAGKKGDVITVPVTMANVAKVGNVGTFNFYVGYDKALLKATKVEAGEIVKNAAVNFSTQIKEGTISFVFLDNTIGDELITEDGVVAYITFEVLGAYKQTTPVAFKEGGAFGDGNMAKITKIKFESGSVAIDGEELPSKPATIAPTAVIFDKYAPADIKITLTPNGNTFVGITGLTKGTDYTVSGDTVTLLKSYLAKQAIGSQSLTFDFGTTSNPVLIVTYVDTTPQQSKDLVVMFHNNNMAATGNTITGSYKIVNKGTSTINLADVKVRYYFTSDSAAENVFYCDHAAATDANGGNYTALTSAVKGSFVKMSTTTSNADTYLEISFSSGSIPAGGSVELQARVAKTDWSNYNMANDYSYKAAGSYTEWETITAYKNGTLVFGKEPTSTPEIKPASITPTTATFDKYAPKDVVVTMTPNGNTFAGITGLTNGTQYTVSGNTVTIKSSYLATLTTNTTKTLTFDFGTTSNPTLTISIKDSKPVEGLDVTIGTASGTAGDVITVPVTFGNVAKVGNVGTFNFYVGYDATKLEAVSVTAGEIVKNAAVNFSTQIKDGKISFVFLDNTIGDELITADGVLANIKFKVLSKTAGTTAVKFTDGGAFGDGNMAKISAINFKDGSVTITEGPVVALNVALGKAAGTAGDIVTIPVTFADVAKVGNVGTFNFYVGYDVAQLEAVSVTAGEIVKNAAVNFSTQIKDGKISFVFLDNTIGDELITADGVLANIKFKIVGTKATTTTVKFTEGGAFGDGNMTKISTVNFTNGSVTITEGPVVALNVKIGTAIGSAGNEITVPVTLADVAKVGNVGTFNFYVGYDKNLLEAVSVTAGEIVKNAAVNFSTQIKDGKISFVFLDNTIGDELITADGVLANIKFKVLGTQEVTTPVVFTEGGAFGDGNMKKISVVNFENGSVTIKESVADPISEINPTSATFDKYAPDDIKVTYSANGNTFKGITGLVSGTDYTVSGNTVTISKAYLSTLSLGTTSLTFDFGSSRNPVLTITVKDTTPVPTENLIVELGTATGKAGDTVVVPVTMKNVAKVGNVGTFNFYVGYDVAQLKATKVTAGDIVVNAPVNFSTKIDTAKGTVSFVFLDNTIGDELITTDGVLANITFEVIGTEEGETTVKFNEGGAFGNGNMAKIADVELNNGSVAIKGAPVIVPATLSATTANFDKFTPADVVVTYTANGNTFKGITGLVSGTDYTVSGNTVTISKNYLSTLAVGTKALTFDFGTADKNPVLTITIKDTTPAAKLSVEIGTASGKAGDVITVPVTMKNVAKAGNVGTFNFYVGYDVAQLKATKVTAGDIVVNAPVNFSTKIDTAKGTVSFVFLDNTIGDELITTDGVLANITFEVVGTAKTTTVVKFNDGGAFGNGNMAKIADVELKNGSVAIDASTPVPTGLALEIGTAQGTAGTTVTVPVTMKNVSKVGNVGTFNFYMNYDPTLLTATKVTAGDIVVNAPVNFSTKINATAGTISFVFLDNTIGDELITTDGVLANITFTVLGTGKTAAVSFTEGGAFGDGNMAKIKDVSFTNGSVKLN, from the coding sequence ATGCGAATGCGTAAAAAGGCAACGTCTATCTTATTGGTACTATCAATGTTGGTAACATTATTTGCATCCGGACTTACTGCTTTTGCGGCTTCAAGTCTAGATGTCAAATTTAGTAACAATGGAAGTTCAGAAACTTCAGCAAATACAATAAACGCGAACTTCCAAGTGACTAATAATGGTAGCTCAGCTGTTAATTTGGCAGATCTCAAATTAAGGTATTACTTTACTAAGGACAATGACACTGCATTAAATTTCTACTGCGACCATGCAGCAACAATGGGTCCTAATGGAAGTGATTATACTGGTATTACAAGCAATGTAACAGGTAAGTTTGTACAAATGAGCTCACCTACTTCAAATGCTGATACATACATTGAAGTTGGCTTTACATCCGGTAGTCTTCCAGCTGGAGGAACATTAACAGTTCAGACTAGAACTTCTAGAACCGATTGGACAAACTTTAATTTAGCTAACGACTATTCATACCTTTCTTCAGGTTCATTTGTAGCTAATGAGAAAGTTACTGCTTATTTAGGCGGTAGCCTTGTATCAGGTAAAGAGCCAGGCGGAACACAAACACAGGATCCTGCAATAGCTCCAACATCTGGAACTTTTGACAAGACAGCTCCTGCTGACTTATCAATAACTTTGACACCTAATGGAAATACATTCAAAGGCATCACAGGTTTAATTAATGGTACTGACTACACAGTATCAGGCAACACAGTTAAAATCTTAAAGAGTTATATGTCAAAACTTTCAAATGGTACATATAACTTAACATTTGATTTTGGTGCATCAAAAAATCCTGTATATACATTAACTGTTAAAGGTGATGTAGTAACAGATGGACTTAAAGTAGAAATAGGAAAAGTAACTGGTAAAACAGGTGAAACTGTAACAGTACCTATAACTATGGCAAACGTAGCTAAAGTAGGTAATGTTGGAACATTCAATTTCTATGTTGGATATGATAAGGCTCAGTTACAAGCAGTATCAGTAACAGCTGGTAATATAGTTAAAAATGCAGCTGTTAATTTCTCAACACAGATTAAAGATGGAACAATTAGTTTCGTATTCCTAGACAACACAATAGGTGATGAGCTTATTACTTCTGATGGAGTATTAGCTAACATTCAGTTCAAGATAATAGGAACAAAAGATACAGTAACAACAGTTAAGTTCAACGAAGGCGGAGCTTTTGGTAATGGCAACATGTCAAAAATAAACAGCGTTGACTTAATTAACGGTAGCGTAACAATAAAGGGAGATACAATCCCAACACAAGGATTAAAAGTAGAAATCGGAACAGCATCAGGTAAAACTGGTGATACAGTAACAGTGCCAATCACTTTTGCAGATGTAGCAAAGGCTGGTAATGTTGGAACATTCAATTTCTATGTTGGATATGATAAGGCTCAATTACAAGCAGTATCAGTAACAGCTGGTGAAATCGTTAAGAATGCAGCTGTAAACTTCTCAACACAGATTAAAGATGGAACAATTAGCTTCGTATTCCTAGACAACACAATAGGTGATGAACTTATTACTGCTGATGGAGTAGTAGCTTACATTAAGTTCAAGATAATAGGAACAAAAGATACAGTAACAACAGTTAAGTTCAACGAAGGCGGAGCTTTTGGCGATGGAAACATGGCTAAAATTTCTGACGTTGCATTTACAAATGGTAGTGTAACAATTAAAGCAGATGTTATCCCAACAGATGCATTAAAAGTAGAAATCGGAACAGCATCAGGTAATACTGGTGATACAGTAACAGTGCCAATTACTTTTGCAGATGTAGCAAAAGCAGGTAATGTTGGAACATTCAATTTCTATGTTGGATATGATAAGGCTCAATTACAAGCAGTATCAGTAACAGCTGGAGAAATCGTTAAGAATGCAGCTGTAAACTTCTCAACACAGATTAAGGATGGAACAATCAGCTTCGTATTCCTAGACAACACAATAGGTGATGAGCTTATTACTGCTGATGGAGTAGTAGCTTACATTAAGTTCAAGATAATAGGAACAAAAGATACAGTAACAACAGTTAAGTTCAACGAAGGCGGAGCATTTGGCGATGGCAACATGGCTAAAATATCCGACGTTACATTTACAAATGGTAGTGTAACAATAAAGGGAGATGTAATCCCAACAAAAGGACTTAAAGTAGCAATTGGAACAGCAGCAGGTAATACTGGTGATACAGTAACAGTACCTGTAACTTTCGCAGATGTAGCAGGTGCAGGTAATGTTGGAACATTCAACTTCTATGTTGGATATGATAAGGCTCAATTACAAGCAGTATCAGTAACAGCTGGTGAAATCGTTAAGAATGCAGCTGTAAACTTCTCAACACAGATTAAGGATGGAACAATTAGCTTCGTATTCCTAGACAACACAATAGGTGATGAGCTTATTACTGCTGATGGAGTAGTAGCTTACATTAAGTTTAAGATAATAGGAACAAAAGACACAGTAACAACAGTTAAGTTCAACGAAGGCGGAGCATTTGGCGATGGCAACATGGCTAAAATATCCGACGTTACATTTACAAATGGTAGTGTAACAATAAAGGGAGATGTAATCCCAACAAAAGGACTTAAAGTAGCAATTGGAACAGCAGCAGGTAATACTGGTGATACAGTAACAGTACCTGTAACTTTCGCAGATGTAGCAGGTGCAGGTAATGTTGGAACATTCAACTTCTATGTTGGATATGATAAGGCTCAATTACAAGCAGTATCAGTAACAGCTGGTGAAATCGTTAAGAATGCAGCTGTAAACTTCTCAACACAGATTAAAGATGGAACAATTAGCTTCGTATTCCTAGACAACACAATAGGTGATGAACTTATTACTGCTGATGGAGTAGTAGCTTACATTAAGTTCAAGATAATAGGAACAAAAGATACAGTAACAACAGTTAAGTTCAACGAAGGCGGAGCATTTGGCGATGGCAACATGGCTAAAATATCCGACGTTACATTTACAAATGGTAGTGTAACAATAAAGGGAGATACAATCCCAACAAAAGGATTAAAAGTAGAAATCGGAACAGCATCAGGTAATACTGGTGATACAGTAACAGTACCTGTAACTTTCGCAGATGTAGCAGGTGCAGGTAATGTTGGAACATTCAACTTCTATGTTGGATATGATAAGGCTTTGTTACAAGCAGTATCAGTAACAGCTGGTGAAATCGTTAAGAATGCAGCTGTAAACTTCTCAACACAGATTAAGGATGGAACAATCAGCTTCGTATTCCTAGACAACACAATAGGTGATGAGCTTATTACTGCTGATGGAGTAGTAGCTTACATTAAGTTTAAGATAATAGGAACAAAAGACACAGTAACAACAGTTAAGTTCAACGAAGGCGGAGCATTTGGCGATGGAAACATGGCTAAAATATCCGACGTTACATTTACAAATGGTAGTGTAACAATAAAGGGAGATGTAATCCCAACAGATGATTTAAAAGTTGAAATCGGAACAGCAGCAGGTAAAACTGGTGAAACAGTAACAGTACCTATAACTATGGCAAACGTAGCTAAAGTAGGTAATGTTGGAACATTCAACTTCTATGTTGGATATGATAAGGCTCAGTTACAAGCAGTATCAGTAACAGCTGGTGAAATCGTTAAGAATGCAGCTGTAAACTTCTCAACACAGATTAAGGATGGAACAATTAGTTTCGTATTCCTAGATAACACAATAGGTGATGAGCTTATTACTGCTGATGGCGTATTAGCTAACATCAACTTCAAGATAATAGGAAATATTGATACTACAACAGTTGTTAAATTCAACGAAGGCGGAGCTTTCGGCGATGGCAACATGGCAAAAATAACTAAGATTGAATTTGTAAATGGTAGTGTAGCTATAGATGGTGATGGAAAACTTCCAGCAACAATAGCTCCTACAACTGTAAACGTTAATTTAAATAATCCAGCAGATGTTGTTGTAACACTTACTCCTAACGGAAACACATTCGCTGGTATCAAAGGCTTAGCAAGTGCTAACTATAAAGTATCTGGAAATACAGTTACTTTATTAAAGAGTTACATTGCAACTCTTCCAGTAGGTAAGACATCACTTGAATTTGACTTTGGTATGGATTCAAATCCTGTATTGACAATCAATGCTACTAAAGTTGATTTAGGTTCAGATCTCTATGTAACAATAGGTGATGGAGCAGGTAAAAAAGGTGATGTAATAACAGTACCTGTAACTATGGCAAACGTAGCTAAAGTAGGTAATGTTGGAACATTCAACTTCTATGTTGGATATGATAAGGCTCTTCTAAAGGCTACTAAAGTAGAAGCAGGAGAGATTGTTAAGAATGCAGCTGTTAACTTCTCAACACAGATTAAAGAAGGAACAATCAGCTTCGTATTCCTTGATAACACAATAGGTGACGAGCTTATTACTGAAGATGGCGTAGTAGCATACATTACATTTGAAGTATTAGGCGCTTACAAACAGACTACACCTGTAGCATTTAAAGAAGGTGGAGCATTTGGCGATGGCAACATGGCTAAGATTACTAAGATCAAATTTGAATCTGGTAGCGTGGCTATAGATGGTGAAGAGCTTCCTTCTAAACCAGCAACAATAGCTCCTACAGCTGTAATATTTGATAAGTACGCTCCAGCTGATATCAAAATAACATTGACACCTAATGGAAATACTTTCGTAGGTATCACTGGTTTAACAAAGGGTACTGATTACACAGTATCAGGAGACACTGTAACACTCTTAAAGAGCTACTTAGCTAAACAAGCTATTGGTTCACAATCACTTACATTTGACTTTGGTACAACAAGCAACCCAGTATTAATAGTGACATATGTTGATACAACTCCACAACAGAGCAAAGACCTAGTTGTTATGTTCCACAACAACAACATGGCAGCAACAGGCAACACTATTACTGGAAGCTACAAGATAGTAAATAAAGGTACAAGCACAATTAACCTAGCAGATGTTAAAGTAAGATACTACTTTACTTCAGATTCTGCAGCAGAAAACGTATTCTACTGTGACCATGCAGCAGCAACTGATGCAAACGGTGGAAACTACACTGCATTAACAAGTGCTGTAAAGGGTTCATTCGTTAAGATGAGCACAACTACTTCAAATGCAGATACTTACCTTGAAATTAGCTTCTCTTCAGGTAGTATTCCAGCAGGTGGATCAGTAGAATTACAGGCAAGAGTAGCTAAGACTGACTGGAGCAACTACAACATGGCAAATGACTACTCATATAAAGCTGCTGGTTCATATACAGAGTGGGAAACAATTACAGCTTACAAAAATGGAACACTTGTATTTGGTAAAGAGCCAACATCAACTCCAGAAATTAAGCCAGCATCAATAACTCCTACAACTGCAACATTTGATAAGTATGCTCCTAAGGATGTAGTAGTTACTATGACTCCTAACGGAAATACATTTGCAGGTATTACTGGTTTAACAAATGGTACACAATACACAGTATCAGGAAACACTGTAACAATTAAGAGCAGTTATCTTGCTACTTTAACTACAAATACTACAAAGACATTAACATTTGACTTTGGAACAACAAGCAATCCTACATTAACTATCTCAATTAAGGATTCAAAACCAGTTGAAGGTCTTGATGTAACAATTGGAACAGCTTCTGGAACAGCTGGTGATGTAATAACAGTACCAGTAACTTTTGGAAATGTTGCAAAGGTAGGTAATGTTGGAACATTCAACTTCTATGTTGGATATGATGCTACTAAATTAGAAGCAGTATCAGTAACAGCTGGTGAAATCGTTAAGAATGCAGCTGTAAACTTCTCAACACAGATTAAAGACGGTAAAATCAGCTTTGTATTCCTAGACAACACAATAGGTGATGAGCTAATTACTGCTGATGGAGTATTAGCAAACATCAAGTTTAAGGTATTATCAAAGACAGCAGGAACAACAGCAGTTAAGTTCACTGATGGCGGAGCTTTTGGCGATGGCAACATGGCTAAAATATCAGCTATTAACTTCAAAGATGGTAGCGTAACTATAACAGAAGGTCCTGTTGTAGCTCTTAATGTAGCATTAGGAAAAGCAGCTGGAACAGCTGGTGACATAGTAACAATACCAGTAACTTTTGCAGACGTAGCAAAAGTAGGTAATGTTGGAACATTCAACTTCTATGTTGGATATGATGTTGCTCAATTAGAGGCAGTATCAGTAACAGCTGGTGAAATCGTTAAGAATGCAGCTGTAAACTTCTCAACACAGATTAAAGACGGTAAAATCAGCTTTGTATTTCTAGACAACACAATAGGTGATGAGTTAATTACAGCTGATGGTGTATTAGCAAACATCAAATTTAAAATAGTAGGAACTAAAGCTACAACTACAACAGTTAAGTTTACTGAAGGCGGAGCTTTTGGTGATGGCAACATGACTAAAATCTCAACAGTTAACTTCACAAATGGTAGTGTAACTATAACAGAAGGTCCTGTTGTAGCACTTAACGTTAAGATAGGAACAGCTATAGGATCAGCTGGTAATGAAATAACAGTACCAGTAACTCTTGCAGACGTAGCAAAAGTAGGTAATGTTGGAACATTCAACTTCTATGTTGGATATGATAAGAATCTATTAGAAGCAGTATCAGTAACAGCTGGTGAAATCGTTAAGAATGCAGCTGTAAACTTCTCAACACAGATTAAAGACGGTAAGATCAGCTTTGTGTTCCTAGACAATACAATAGGTGATGAGTTAATTACAGCTGATGGTGTATTAGCAAACATCAAATTCAAAGTATTAGGAACACAAGAAGTAACAACACCTGTAGTTTTCACTGAAGGCGGAGCTTTTGGTGATGGCAACATGAAGAAGATATCTGTAGTTAATTTTGAAAATGGTAGTGTAACAATTAAAGAAAGTGTAGCAGATCCAATATCAGAAATAAATCCTACATCAGCAACATTTGATAAGTATGCTCCAGATGATATCAAAGTTACTTATTCAGCTAACGGAAATACTTTCAAAGGTATTACTGGTTTAGTAAGCGGAACTGATTACACAGTATCAGGAAACACAGTAACAATATCAAAGGCTTACCTTTCAACATTAAGCTTAGGAACTACTTCATTAACATTTGATTTTGGTTCAAGTAGAAACCCTGTATTAACTATAACTGTAAAAGATACAACACCAGTTCCTACTGAAAACCTTATCGTTGAATTAGGAACAGCTACAGGTAAAGCTGGAGATACTGTTGTAGTACCTGTAACAATGAAGAATGTTGCAAAAGTAGGTAACGTTGGAACATTCAACTTCTATGTTGGATATGACGTTGCACAATTAAAAGCAACAAAAGTAACAGCAGGTGATATAGTTGTAAATGCACCTGTAAACTTCTCAACAAAGATTGATACAGCTAAGGGAACAGTTAGCTTCGTATTCCTAGACAATACAATAGGTGACGAACTAATTACTACTGATGGTGTATTAGCAAATATTACTTTTGAAGTAATAGGAACTGAAGAAGGAGAAACAACTGTTAAATTCAACGAAGGCGGAGCTTTCGGAAATGGTAACATGGCAAAGATAGCTGATGTTGAATTAAATAATGGTAGTGTTGCTATAAAAGGAGCTCCTGTAATAGTACCAGCAACATTAAGCGCAACAACTGCAAACTTTGATAAGTTTACTCCTGCAGATGTAGTAGTTACTTATACAGCTAACGGAAATACTTTCAAAGGTATTACTGGTTTAGTAAGTGGAACTGATTACACAGTATCAGGAAACACAGTAACAATATCAAAGAACTACTTATCAACATTAGCAGTTGGTACAAAAGCACTTACATTTGATTTTGGTACAGCAGATAAAAACCCTGTATTAACTATAACTATAAAAGATACAACACCAGCTGCAAAGCTTAGCGTTGAAATAGGAACAGCATCAGGAAAAGCTGGAGACGTTATTACAGTACCTGTAACAATGAAGAATGTTGCAAAAGCAGGCAACGTTGGAACATTCAACTTCTATGTTGGATATGACGTTGCACAATTAAAAGCAACAAAAGTAACAGCAGGTGATATAGTTGTAAATGCACCTGTAAACTTCTCAACAAAGATTGATACAGCTAAGGGAACAGTTAGCTTCGTATTCCTAGACAATACAATAGGTGACGAACTAATTACTACTGATGGTGTATTAGCAAATATTACTTTTGAAGTAGTTGGAACTGCAAAGACAACAACAGTTGTTAAATTCAACGATGGCGGAGCTTTCGGAAATGGTAACATGGCAAAGATAGCTGATGTTGAATTAAAGAATGGTAGTGTTGCTATAGATGCATCAACACCAGTTCCTACTGGATTAGCATTAGAAATAGGAACAGCACAAGGAACTGCTGGTACTACAGTTACAGTACCTGTAACAATGAAGAACGTATCAAAGGTTGGAAATGTTGGTACTTTCAATTTCTACATGAACTATGATCCTACATTACTAACAGCAACAAAAGTAACTGCTGGAGACATAGTTGTAAATGCACCAGTTAACTTCTCAACTAAGATAAACGCTACAGCTGGTACAATAAGCTTTGTATTCCTTGACAACACTATAGGAGATGAGCTTATCACTACTGATGGAGTATTAGCAAATATTACATTTACAGTATTGGGAACAGGTAAAACTGCTGCTGTTTCCTTCACAGAAGGCGGAGCTTTCGGTGATGGCAATATGGCAAAAATTAAGGATGTTTCATTTACAAACGGTAGTGTGAAACTAAACTAA
- a CDS encoding glycoside hydrolase family 48 protein, with amino-acid sequence MRKGIKRISAMAVAASMSLSVMVPSAVLAAPGDEITGPVNPIYAERFNTMYSKIMAPNSGYFSPDGVPYHTIETMNVEAPDYGHVTTSEAFSYYMWLEAMNGRLNGDFSGFKKSWEIAEKYIIPSELDQPETSMSRYDPNKPATYAPEWQDPSKYPAQLDTSAPVGRDPINSGLKSAYGTSMIYGMHWLLDVDNWYGFGNRGDGTSKNSYINTFQRGEQESTWETIPQPCWDAMKFGGRNGFLDLFTGDSSYAQQFKYTNAPDADARAVQATYLANQVAKAKGINISTYVQKASKMGDYLRYAMFDKYFRKVGDSKQAGTGYDACMYLLSWYYAWGGGVTSQWSWIIGSSHNHFGYQNPFAAYVLSADADFKPKAANSSADWAKSLDRQIEFYQWLQSAEGAIAGGASNSYNGRYETWPAGTSTFYGMGYVENPVYADPGSNTWPGMQAWSMQRIMQLYYETGDSRLKNLADKWAAWIISEIKFEDGTFTIPTTIDWEGQPDTWNGFSSFTGNPNLHVIVTARGRDLGVASSIINALTYYAAASGNQAAKETAKKLLDTIWVNYADEKGIGAPETRLDYSRFNQEVYVPAGWSGTMPNGDKIQPGIKFIDIRSKYKQDPNWPQVERYLQTGRDEDAPTITYHRFWAQAEYAVACGVYAMLFPTDGPSLKGDVNDDGSVDALDLAAMKMYLLGNNVASWNAANADVNDDGSIDAIDFAAIKKILLS; translated from the coding sequence ATGAGAAAAGGTATTAAGAGAATTAGTGCAATGGCCGTTGCAGCTTCAATGTCATTATCAGTAATGGTTCCTTCAGCTGTATTAGCAGCACCTGGTGATGAAATCACAGGTCCAGTGAACCCAATATATGCTGAACGTTTTAACACTATGTATAGTAAAATAATGGCTCCAAATAGCGGATATTTCAGTCCAGATGGAGTTCCATACCATACAATTGAAACAATGAACGTAGAAGCTCCTGATTATGGTCACGTAACTACAAGTGAAGCTTTCAGTTATTACATGTGGTTAGAAGCTATGAACGGAAGATTAAATGGAGATTTCTCCGGATTTAAAAAATCATGGGAGATAGCTGAAAAGTATATAATCCCATCAGAATTGGATCAGCCTGAAACTAGTATGAGCAGATATGATCCTAACAAACCAGCTACATATGCTCCAGAATGGCAGGACCCAAGCAAGTATCCAGCACAGCTAGACACCAGTGCTCCTGTTGGAAGAGACCCAATAAATAGTGGATTAAAATCAGCTTATGGAACTAGCATGATATATGGTATGCACTGGCTCCTAGACGTTGATAACTGGTATGGATTTGGTAACAGAGGAGATGGAACTTCTAAGAATTCATACATCAACACATTCCAAAGAGGTGAGCAGGAGTCAACTTGGGAAACAATACCACAACCATGCTGGGATGCAATGAAGTTTGGTGGTAGAAATGGATTCCTCGACCTGTTTACAGGTGACAGTTCATATGCACAACAATTTAAGTATACAAATGCTCCGGATGCAGATGCTCGTGCCGTTCAAGCTACTTACCTTGCAAATCAAGTAGCAAAGGCAAAAGGTATAAATATAAGCACTTATGTACAAAAAGCATCTAAGATGGGTGACTATTTAAGATATGCAATGTTCGATAAGTATTTTAGAAAAGTAGGAGATTCAAAACAAGCAGGTACAGGATATGATGCTTGTATGTACTTGCTCTCATGGTATTATGCATGGGGTGGTGGAGTTACTTCACAATGGTCATGGATTATTGGATCAAGCCACAACCACTTCGGATATCAGAATCCATTTGCAGCTTATGTTCTATCAGCAGATGCTGACTTTAAACCAAAGGCAGCTAACAGTTCAGCTGACTGGGCTAAGAGTTTAGATAGACAAATTGAATTCTATCAATGGTTACAGTCTGCTGAAGGTGCTATAGCAGGTGGAGCTAGTAACTCATACAATGGTCGTTACGAGACATGGCCAGCAGGAACATCTACATTCTATGGTATGGGTTATGTAGAAAATCCTGTATATGCTGACCCAGGTAGTAATACATGGCCTGGTATGCAAGCATGGTCAATGCAGCGTATAATGCAATTATATTACGAGACTGGCGATTCAAGACTTAAGAACTTAGCTGATAAATGGGCAGCATGGATTATCTCAGAAATTAAATTTGAAGATGGAACATTTACAATTCCTACAACAATAGATTGGGAAGGACAACCTGATACATGGAATGGATTCTCATCATTCACTGGTAATCCAAACTTACATGTAATAGTAACAGCTCGTGGAAGAGACTTAGGTGTTGCTTCTTCAATTATCAATGCATTAACTTACTATGCTGCTGCATCAGGAAATCAAGCAGCAAAAGAAACTGCTAAGAAACTTCTTGATACTATATGGGTTAACTATGCAGATGAAAAGGGTATAGGAGCACCAGAAACACGCTTAGACTATAGCCGTTTCAATCAGGAAGTATATGTTCCTGCAGGTTGGTCAGGAACAATGCCTAATGGTGACAAGATTCAACCAGGTATTAAGTTTATAGACATTCGTTCAAAATACAAGCAGGATCCTAACTGGCCTCAGGTTGAAAGATACTTGCAAACAGGAAGAGATGAAGATGCTCCAACAATCACATATCACAGATTCTGGGCTCAAGCTGAGTATGCTGTTGCTTGTGGTGTTTATGCAATGTTATTCCCAACTGATGGTCCATCACTAAAAGGTGATGTTAACGATGATGGTTCAGTTGATGCATTAGACCTTGCAGCAATGAAGATGTATCTATTAGGAAATAATGTTGCATCATGGAATGCTGCTAATGCAGATGTAAATGATGATGGATCAATTGATGCTATCGATTTTGCAGCAATAAAGAAGATATTACTTTCTTAA